In the genome of Podospora pseudocomata strain CBS 415.72m chromosome 7, whole genome shotgun sequence, the window ACACTAAGCCCAGGCTCCAACTAAACTCATGCAAATGGCGCCAAAAAGCACAAGGAAGCAGGCCGCAACCCGCTTGCGACCGCGGAGGGTAGCCCAGCTGTCATCACTGAGAAAATCCTCCGCAAGCAACTCGATGAGGGCGGCAAAAACAAGCAGTCCCGATGAGATGGCGTTCATGGTTCCCACCAAGATCAGGCCAAACTCAGAGTCGGGGGCGTAAAGCGTGTGGGTGGCTAGACCAATGGCTTGACCAATAGGTGTCCTGAAGACGGCACCGTTAGCTTCATCTTCTGTTGAACACACCGGCTGTTTGACAATAACACTTACGTGCATCCATAAGCCAACACCATGAACCATGGCTGCAACATCCCCTTTTGCCAGTTGATAGAGGCAATACGAGCTCCCAATGCGAGACCCTCAAACGTTTCTGCAATGATGTGTTAGCATTCTTGTAGTTTTGAGACAAACAGGAAAGCGTTTGCTACTCACGATGAAAGGCAACAGCAATTAACAAGACGACAAAGTCGCCGCCGACGGCGACACTCAACGCCATACCAATGAAAATACTGTGAAACAAGATGCCGACCTCGAGAAGCATGCACTGCaagatcttcttcttgtgtAGCTGCTCCTCAGTAAGGCCGACTTGCTGGGATTCCACAGCGCTCCCAAGCAGTTCCTTAGACCTCATCTTCTCATCTGGGGAAACGGCCGGGGTTTCACGCCCAACCGCCACACTCTCCTCGGAAAcaggctcaacaacagcctggCTTCCCCGGCGAGTGGTCCCCGAAGGCCTCGTGATAGCAGCCAGTACTGGTGCCTGGGAACAGTGGCCACCAAAGGACGTAGACCGGTGACGATGGGGAGGCTCCTCTTGCGCCTGTGACCCATCACTGTCCTCGGCCTGTCTCCCAGGACGAGGGGTGTACTGACGAGCAGGGCTAAACACCATCTCGATGACGGCCACGAAGAAAATTCCAAGCAGGGCAATAGCCCCTGGCATAGCGGGGTAGTCATCAGTccagaagctggagaggcACGGGTCGCCAAGAGAGATGAAAGCCGTCGGGAGGAGATGCACGAAAGCGGTGGCGAGCAGGACACCGGTACCAAAATGACGAAcagcgaagaagaagcgctCGGGGATGCGAATGATGGGGAACTTGAGGGCGATCATGGGCAGAGCGCAAGCCAGTCCGgagacggcgaggatgatAACCAGGGCGCCCACATGAAGCGGCATGTTGTAGTCGGCGGTAGCATTGCCATTTGTACCGCAGCGACCATTGTCCTGGCGCTTGGTGAGCTGCTTCAAGAGCAGAGAAGATTCGCGGGGAACAACAGCACTGGAACTGGCGGTGGTCGTCTCGACGGGATGATCACCCGAAAACATGACCGGTACACCGTGTCCGGCAACGTGCACCATTGTCGACACAGCGACAACAGAGAGAAGCCATCCAATCCAGCCCGAGGGGGGCCGGATCAGAGGCTGGGAATGACAGGCTCGGCCTTCACCACCTAGCACTGTCTGGGGGGCTGCAATGGGCGGATCTGTGGTGATTTTTGTGTCAGTGACGTTGTAACAGGACGCCAGCTGTGTCGAAAAAAAGGGACAACTTACGACCGCTCATTGCAGAGGGATTGCGCCCCCAAGCGCGGGTTTGCTTGTCGCAATTTTGGAAAAAACTCCCCTTCTCGTCATTTAATACCCCAAACGCACTGGCTGCCCCTCCTGATGCGCCATTGCGCTGCTCGCGGGCGTTTGCAATGCCATTGAGGTCCTCGCAAGTGGTGAGGTCGGGAGCGAGAAACGGCGGGTTCTGGTTCCAATCAGGATGCTCAAAGTCATCGTCTGTTCTCGAAGGGCGGTTCATGATTGGTCTTTTGGTAGGGTCTGCTATGGTTTCCGTATATCAATGGGCGGTCTGCTACACAAAACAATCGCACGGCGGAGTATCAGAGACTTGACCGATTGTGGCTTCTTTATGTACTTATGTAAACGAGGAAAAAGACCAAACACTGGATGACTGACGAGCTGACTGGGATCATTTCTTGATGAACAAAAATCGATCCGCTTGCAAATGACAGCAGGTGGGGCACGGCTGAAGGGGCCAGCCCACGCTGCCCACCCGTGGCAGTGGTGTCCTTGAAACAAACCCGCCTGCAAGAACGCATCCGACAGCAATACGCCCTTAAAGCGAGCTCCCTATTGGGCAGCTCCTCGGGACCACAGCGGTGAGGTGTGGGGTCGGAATGTTACGGAGCGTGTGCCAAGATTGATACGAACTGCTGCGACACTCGCTCTACGGTTGGCTGTCTTGTCAGGTTCATGGAGGACGACGGGATGCAGTCGTGAGTGTGGGTAGGCGAGGTGCCCAGCCCTGGTAGAGGTGCTGCGAAAATTCAAAAACCTTCTAGAGCATCTCAGTGGATTCCAGGCCTTGTCAGTGCTAAGAATATCGgaagcaccttgatggctgccccaagcccaagaccaaGCGGCATGTGATTGGATGCCCCGGAATATGCATGACAAGCATCTGGTCATGAGACCAACACAACCTGCAAGAAGGTTGTCCGTGCCCAATCTCCACCGGGTTAGGGTTTTCTGTGCACTTTCCGCAATGGGGCAGCCACTTACACCGATTTTTTACTTCGCCAGAGACTGACAGGACTGCCCGCGCTTATTTATATTATTATCCCTATACCAATACACCATGGCGCCATCTTCAAACATTTGAGATCCTGTCTTACACTATCAGTGACAATAAGATGAAATGGGGGCAGTCCGTCTCTCTGCCGTTTGCGCCGTCCCCCTCCCGCGTCTGCAACAACCAAACTCCATGGTGGACCTCGACGCTCCGTAGGGCTGTTTCTTGCAATTGCGTGCCCACCACGGGATCGCCGTCGGCAAAGGGCCAGCATCTTTCCCCATATCAAATTTTCTGGGGTAACGGGGGCGGGAATGGATCCCCGGCCAGCTCCCGAGATCCTCCGGCCAAGACCCGATGGCCGGCATGTGCTCGGCAACTCTGCAGCCCCTGTTCCGGAAGCCACCGGTGACACGGATGTCGTTGAGGCTCATCCACAAATCACAGCTGCGTCCGGAGGAGTAGTCGGCGGATGCCGGAATCACATCCTGCAAGCTTCCAGGTCGCCTTATCGTTGCTGCATCTACCATGGTTCCGCCGGTGCTGCCCCAAAGCTTGTAGCCAGGCACGATAATCAGGGCTGATTGGTGTGTTACATTGGTCTATATCCTATCATCGTCTATGTTACCAGAATGCCGGGTAGTCTAGCTGGCCACATGGCTTAGTTTCGGAGTGGTTTGCCGCCATTATCACACTAGCAGCACATTGTGTTCAACGACGGCAATTCCAAAACCTCTACTATCTTCAAAAACAAGCTATGCATTAATAAAGTTATGATTA includes:
- a CDS encoding hypothetical protein (COG:P; EggNog:ENOG503NY83), whose translation is MNRPSRTDDDFEHPDWNQNPPFLAPDLTTCEDLNGIANAREQRNGASGGAASAFGVLNDEKGSFFQNCDKQTRAWGRNPSAMSGHPPIAAPQTVLGGEGRACHSQPLIRPPSGWIGWLLSVVAVSTMVHVAGHGVPVMFSGDHPVETTTASSSAVVPRESSLLLKQLTKRQDNGRCGTNGNATADYNMPLHVGALVIILAVSGLACALPMIALKFPIIRIPERFFFAVRHFGTGVLLATAFVHLLPTAFISLGDPCLSSFWTDDYPAMPGAIALLGIFFVAVIEMVFSPARQYTPRPGRQAEDSDGSQAQEEPPHRHRSTSFGGHCSQAPVLAAITRPSGTTRRGSQAVVEPVSEESVAVGRETPAVSPDEKMRSKELLGSAVESQQVGLTEEQLHKKKILQCMLLEVGILFHSIFIGMALSVAVGGDFVVLLIAVAFHQTFEGLALGARIASINWQKGMLQPWFMVLAYGCTTPIGQAIGLATHTLYAPDSEFGLILVGTMNAISSGLLVFAALIELLAEDFLSDDSWATLRGRKRVAACFLVLFGAICMSLVGAWA